One part of the Anopheles merus strain MAF chromosome 3L, AmerM5.1, whole genome shotgun sequence genome encodes these proteins:
- the LOC121598995 gene encoding protein TsetseEP-like encodes MILISEPTFIPILESIPKPIPKKIPEPTPILEPIPILEVIPILKPTPILIPELTLILELTPIPILESIMESIFKSIPEKIPVQTTILERTTILELTPNPILEPTPIVIPDPISEANPEKIPEPI; translated from the coding sequence ATGATCCTGATTTCGGAACCGACATTTATTCCAATTTTGGAGTCGATTCCCAAGCCAATTCCGAAGAAGATTCCGGAACCGACGCCAattctggaaccgattccaaTTTTGGAAGTGATTCCGATTTTAAAACCGActccgattctgattccggaactgACTCTGATTCTGGAACTGACTCCTATTCCGATTCTAGAGTCGATTATGGAGTCGATTTTCAAGTCAATTCCGGAAAAGATTCCGGTACAGACTACGATTCTGGAACGAACTACGATTTTGGAACTGACTCCGAATCCAATTTTGGAACCGACTCCGATTGTGATTCCAGACCCAATTTCTGAGGCAAATCCGGAGAAGATTCCTGAGCCGATTTAG